One window from the genome of Clostridia bacterium encodes:
- the atpD gene encoding F0F1 ATP synthase subunit beta — translation MAEQNVGRIVQVIGPVVDVQFDSGELPKIYNALHVMEEGDRVRLVLEVFHHLGDRKVRCVAMASTDGLVRGMKVVDTGAPIRVPVGPATLGRVFDVLGNPIDGKGPVETDHRLPIHRPAPSFLDQAESIEVLETGLKVIDLLTPYPKGGKIGLFGGAGVGKTVLIMELIHNVAMQHGGISIFAGVGERTREGTQLYKEMQESGVIDKTAMVYGQMNEPPGARMRVGLTGLTMAEYFRDEEGRDVLLFIDNIFRFVQAGSEVSALLGRIPSAVGYQPVLATDVGALQERITSTKKGSITSVQAIYVPADDLTDPAPATTFAHLDATTTLERSRAARGLYPAVDPLASSSRILDPRIVGEEHYQVARGVQEVLQRYKDLQDIIAILGMDELSDEDKLTVARARKIERFLTQPNFVAEQFTGTPGKYVPIKETVRGFKEILEGKHDDLPEMAFYMVGTIDEAVEKAKSM, via the coding sequence ATGGCAGAGCAGAACGTGGGCCGCATCGTCCAGGTCATCGGACCGGTCGTCGACGTCCAGTTCGATTCCGGCGAGCTGCCCAAGATTTACAACGCATTGCACGTCATGGAGGAAGGGGACCGCGTGCGCCTGGTCCTCGAGGTCTTCCATCACCTCGGCGACCGCAAGGTGCGCTGCGTCGCCATGGCCTCCACGGACGGCCTCGTGCGCGGCATGAAGGTCGTCGACACCGGCGCGCCGATCCGCGTGCCGGTGGGCCCGGCCACGCTGGGTCGCGTGTTCGACGTGCTCGGCAACCCGATCGACGGCAAGGGTCCCGTTGAGACGGACCATCGCCTGCCGATCCACCGTCCGGCGCCGAGCTTCCTCGATCAGGCCGAATCCATCGAGGTGCTGGAGACCGGCCTCAAGGTCATCGACCTGCTCACGCCGTACCCGAAGGGCGGCAAGATCGGCCTCTTCGGCGGCGCCGGCGTCGGCAAGACGGTCCTCATCATGGAGCTCATCCACAACGTCGCCATGCAGCACGGCGGCATCTCCATCTTCGCGGGCGTCGGCGAGCGCACCCGCGAAGGCACGCAGCTGTACAAGGAGATGCAGGAATCGGGCGTCATCGACAAGACGGCGATGGTCTACGGCCAGATGAACGAGCCGCCCGGCGCCCGCATGCGCGTCGGCCTCACCGGCCTCACCATGGCGGAGTACTTCCGTGACGAAGAGGGCCGCGACGTGCTGCTCTTCATCGACAACATCTTCCGCTTTGTGCAGGCCGGCTCCGAGGTGTCGGCGCTGCTCGGGCGCATCCCCAGCGCCGTGGGTTACCAGCCGGTGCTGGCCACGGACGTCGGCGCGCTGCAAGAGCGGATCACGTCGACGAAGAAGGGTTCGATCACTTCGGTGCAGGCGATCTACGTCCCGGCCGACGACCTCACCGACCCGGCGCCGGCGACCACGTTCGCGCACCTCGACGCCACGACGACGCTCGAGCGCAGCCGCGCGGCGCGCGGTCTCTACCCGGCCGTGGACCCGCTCGCGTCCTCCTCGCGGATCCTGGATCCGCGCATCGTGGGCGAGGAGCACTACCAGGTCGCGCGCGGCGTGCAGGAGGTCCTGCAGCGCTACAAGGACCTGCAGGACATCATCGCCATCCTCGGCATGGACGAACTCTCCGACGAAGACAAGCTGACCGTGGCGCGCGCGCGGAAGATCGAGCGCTTCCTCACGCAGCCGAACTTCGTGGCGGAGCAGTTCACCGGCACGCCGGGCAAGTACGTGCCCATCAAGGAAACGGTGCGGGGCTTCAAGGAGATCCTCGAAGGCAAGCACGACGACCTGCCCGAGATGGCCTTCTACATGGTGGGCACCATCGACGAGGCGGTCGAGAAAGCGAAGTCGATGTAA
- the atpC gene encoding ATP synthase F1 subunit epsilon: protein MAETKLRVEVVTPERRLFSGEARMLVAKGVEGELGILPGHIPLVTPLRDGVVRLYEVDGHQGELHIAYEGGFLIVDGARARVLADRAKLPGTGEAANG, encoded by the coding sequence ATGGCCGAGACGAAGCTGCGCGTCGAAGTCGTCACGCCGGAGCGCCGGCTCTTCAGCGGCGAGGCGCGGATGCTCGTGGCCAAGGGCGTCGAGGGAGAACTCGGCATCCTGCCGGGCCACATCCCGCTCGTCACGCCGCTGCGCGACGGGGTCGTCCGCCTTTACGAAGTGGACGGCCACCAGGGCGAGCTGCACATCGCGTACGAAGGCGGGTTTCTGATCGTCGACGGCGCGCGCGCCCGCGTGTTGGCGGACCGGGCCAAGCTCCCCGGAACTGGCGAGGCGGCGAACGGGTAG